One Bdellovibrio bacteriovorus DNA window includes the following coding sequences:
- a CDS encoding AI-2E family transporter yields the protein MKPVPRPLSIDISARTIVRMLAAAFLVYLAFKLFPVIVMLFFSILVAVAFEPVLRYLQRVMSRRAAVFLMALLLGTALCLLVFVIFPPLIEQVQKVIDKIPTYIKWMMEGHSPRSLIHRLGTRILGPESIPDLSTSVSQIMTIGQYAIGTISSLGLFFAFTIYLMLDGHRTYRWLMPYFSVETRFKVEETLAEVSHIVPAYVLGQTIASLVCGTYVFVLLTLTGVPSALMLAALAAVLAVLPYIGFYISLVPILMFALIVSPQTLATVAFFYGLYHLFEGYILLPKIYSQHLRLSGFIVLLSIVVGMTLMGVLGAIALLPIAAAYPVIERIWLAPYLRKAVIPTHSRMDSENDVHPML from the coding sequence ATGAAACCAGTCCCCCGCCCCCTTAGCATTGATATCAGCGCACGCACTATCGTTCGCATGTTGGCCGCAGCATTTCTTGTTTATTTGGCTTTCAAACTTTTCCCGGTGATCGTGATGTTGTTCTTTTCAATTTTGGTCGCCGTCGCATTTGAACCTGTTCTGCGATATTTACAACGGGTGATGTCACGCCGTGCGGCTGTTTTTTTAATGGCCCTTTTATTGGGAACGGCGCTATGCCTTTTAGTTTTTGTGATCTTCCCGCCGCTGATTGAACAGGTGCAAAAGGTTATTGATAAAATTCCGACCTATATAAAATGGATGATGGAAGGACATTCCCCCCGCAGCCTGATCCATCGCCTTGGGACCCGCATCTTGGGACCTGAAAGCATTCCGGATTTATCGACCTCCGTTTCACAAATTATGACGATTGGGCAATATGCGATCGGCACTATTAGCTCTTTAGGACTTTTCTTTGCGTTCACTATTTACCTTATGCTTGATGGCCACCGCACTTATCGTTGGCTGATGCCTTATTTTTCGGTGGAAACAAGATTTAAGGTGGAAGAAACTTTGGCCGAAGTAAGTCACATTGTCCCCGCCTATGTTTTGGGGCAAACCATTGCTTCTTTGGTGTGCGGAACTTATGTTTTTGTTTTACTCACCTTAACCGGAGTTCCTTCCGCATTAATGTTAGCCGCACTAGCGGCGGTTCTAGCGGTTTTACCGTATATTGGATTTTATATTTCGCTGGTACCCATATTGATGTTCGCACTGATAGTTTCACCGCAAACTCTAGCGACTGTGGCTTTTTTTTACGGGCTCTATCATCTTTTTGAAGGTTATATTTTATTACCTAAAATTTATTCGCAGCATTTGCGCTTGTCGGGCTTTATCGTGCTGCTTTCCATTGTCGTGGGTATGACCTTGATGGGCGTCTTAGGAGCCATCGCGCTGTTACCGATTGCGGCGGCTTATCCGGTGATTGAACGAATTTGGCTGGCGCCTTATTTAAGAAAGGCTGTGATTCCAACCCACAGCCGTATGGATTCAGAAAATGATGTGCATCCGATGCTTTAG
- a CDS encoding LEA type 2 family protein, with protein sequence MKKILILAIFFAVGCASLSGWKEPKVDLQDLYIKDTNLVGTTIVFVLNVENTNDREIKLDEVNYKISLDGQAFANSKTQQPVVVGPKATVPVEIPLPVRYVDLFAHLNKALNSSQIEYAIEGDAKMSFFKVPFKKQGHLRLTGP encoded by the coding sequence ATGAAAAAGATTTTGATTCTTGCCATATTCTTCGCCGTCGGATGTGCTTCTTTAAGCGGGTGGAAAGAACCCAAAGTAGACCTTCAGGATCTTTACATCAAAGACACAAATTTAGTCGGCACCACGATTGTTTTCGTCCTGAATGTTGAAAACACCAATGATCGTGAAATCAAACTTGATGAAGTGAATTATAAAATTTCGTTAGACGGTCAGGCTTTTGCAAACTCTAAAACCCAGCAACCTGTTGTGGTTGGTCCCAAGGCCACGGTTCCGGTGGAAATTCCTTTACCCGTTCGTTATGTGGATTTGTTTGCGCATTTAAATAAGGCTTTAAATTCTTCGCAAATTGAATACGCCATTGAAGGCGATGCGAAGATGTCGTTTTTCAAAGTGCCCTTTAAAAAACAAGGGCACTTAAGACTCACGGGACCCTGA
- a CDS encoding HD-GYP domain-containing protein: MMSSSWGDIPAWAYEAAQALMQSLKVVDPVTYAHCCRVGEMARKLARDAGLNEYEQKVAEFSGLFHDIGKIGVPQSIIAKPGKLDEAEHLMMQNHPVMSEQIVEPLAKHDFFAALLPGIRGHHERMDGAGYPDKILGEDIPMVARIILVVDTYDAMSQTRAYRKGLPDDVVYAELKRCSGTQFDPRLVQVFLQAHEGWKKQTNDLETFERIIKKTA, from the coding sequence ATGATGTCGTCTTCGTGGGGAGACATTCCGGCGTGGGCCTATGAGGCCGCACAAGCGCTGATGCAATCGTTAAAAGTCGTTGATCCCGTCACCTATGCTCATTGTTGTCGTGTGGGCGAAATGGCGCGTAAATTAGCGCGTGATGCGGGTCTTAACGAATACGAACAAAAGGTTGCGGAGTTTTCGGGTCTTTTTCACGACATCGGTAAAATCGGCGTTCCACAATCTATCATCGCGAAACCTGGAAAATTAGACGAAGCTGAACACTTGATGATGCAGAATCATCCGGTGATGAGCGAACAAATTGTGGAACCTTTGGCTAAACATGATTTTTTTGCGGCCCTTCTTCCGGGCATTCGTGGTCATCATGAACGCATGGATGGTGCCGGTTATCCGGATAAGATTTTAGGCGAAGACATTCCGATGGTGGCGCGAATTATTTTAGTCGTAGATACTTACGATGCGATGTCGCAAACCCGTGCTTATCGTAAAGGTTTGCCCGATGATGTCGTGTATGCAGAATTAAAGCGCTGTTCGGGCACTCAATTTGATCCGCGTTTGGTCCAAGTGTTTTTACAGGCTCACGAAGGTTGGAAAAAACAGACGAACGATCTTGAGACTTTCGAAAGAATCATAAAAAAGACGGCCTAA
- a CDS encoding DUF1338 domain-containing protein, translating into MISLDTLLEKMWVDYCELNPAAKRIHDLFVGRGDEVINDHIALRTFNHPRLGIESLAQHFKKYGYVEKGDYTFVEKKLYAKHYEHPNENHPKIFISELELEKVSPFIRNTVNGLVDQVTDTMIKDDMFPMMGRPWKMTYQLYADLAKESEYASWVAAYGFRPNHFTVNINRLKSFEQIEDLNKFIKTSGFTLNSSGGEVKGTTADYLEQSSTMASEIPVKFDDGSTHNLPGCYYEFAKRYPLQNGKLYQGFVAKSADKIFESTNKVK; encoded by the coding sequence ATGATCAGCTTAGATACATTATTAGAAAAAATGTGGGTCGACTATTGTGAACTAAACCCTGCAGCCAAACGAATTCATGACTTGTTTGTGGGTCGCGGTGATGAAGTTATTAACGACCACATCGCCTTACGCACCTTCAATCATCCCCGTCTGGGTATCGAGTCGTTGGCTCAACACTTTAAAAAATATGGTTACGTTGAAAAAGGCGATTATACTTTCGTAGAAAAAAAGCTTTACGCAAAACACTATGAGCACCCCAATGAAAACCACCCGAAAATATTTATCAGCGAGCTAGAGCTTGAAAAAGTGTCTCCCTTCATTCGCAACACCGTCAACGGCTTGGTGGACCAAGTCACCGACACGATGATCAAAGATGACATGTTTCCGATGATGGGACGTCCATGGAAAATGACTTATCAACTGTATGCCGACCTGGCTAAAGAGAGCGAATACGCTTCTTGGGTGGCGGCTTATGGTTTCCGACCCAACCATTTCACGGTGAATATCAATCGCTTAAAATCGTTTGAACAGATCGAAGATCTAAATAAATTCATCAAAACAAGTGGCTTTACGCTGAATTCTTCCGGCGGTGAAGTCAAAGGCACCACAGCAGACTACTTAGAACAAAGCTCGACGATGGCCTCAGAAATTCCCGTCAAATTTGATGACGGCAGCACGCACAATCTGCCGGGATGTTACTATGAATTTGCAAAACGCTATCCACTGCAAAATGGAAAGCTTTATCAAGGATTCGTCGCTAAATCCGCCGATAAAATCTTTGAAAGTACGAATAAAGTTAAGTAG
- a CDS encoding M14 family zinc carboxypeptidase translates to MKKLPEIEQIESMIPTLGSRARFEILAHSQKGEVKMPIYKITFGSEDPSAPVLGFTGGVHGLERIGAQVCVSLLHSLGQLAMWDESIQETLKKVRVFFIPTVNPIGIFKKTRANPRGVDLMRNAPVEADNAARWVGGHRRGPHFPWFRGYEGQPMEVESQALVDAVEKEISQSRLAVTLDVHSGFGFLDRIWFPYAKTVQPFPDLPSAFRLKELLDKTYPYHFYNFEPQAQSYTTHGDLWDYLYDQHRAKNYPGLYMPLCLEMGSWMWVKKNPWQIFLADGPFNPMKLHRLRRILRRHNTLMEFLIRAVASKDSWVTQDQQLQLQWESKAKELWYADV, encoded by the coding sequence ATGAAAAAACTGCCAGAGATCGAGCAAATTGAAAGCATGATTCCTACTCTTGGATCGAGAGCGCGCTTTGAAATTTTAGCGCACTCCCAAAAAGGCGAGGTGAAGATGCCGATCTACAAGATTACTTTTGGCAGTGAAGATCCCTCGGCCCCGGTCTTAGGATTTACCGGGGGAGTGCATGGGTTGGAGCGTATCGGCGCGCAAGTTTGTGTGTCGCTATTGCACTCGCTGGGGCAACTTGCGATGTGGGATGAAAGCATTCAAGAGACTCTAAAAAAAGTCCGCGTATTTTTTATTCCGACGGTCAACCCCATTGGAATATTTAAAAAAACGCGGGCCAACCCCCGGGGGGTAGACCTGATGCGAAATGCACCGGTGGAGGCTGATAATGCCGCTCGTTGGGTCGGAGGACATCGTCGTGGTCCGCACTTTCCTTGGTTTCGTGGCTACGAAGGTCAGCCGATGGAAGTGGAGTCACAGGCCTTGGTCGACGCCGTCGAAAAAGAAATTTCGCAAAGTCGCTTGGCGGTGACTTTGGACGTGCATTCGGGTTTTGGTTTTTTGGATCGTATCTGGTTTCCGTATGCGAAAACGGTCCAGCCCTTTCCGGATTTGCCCTCGGCCTTTCGTTTAAAAGAACTTTTAGATAAAACTTATCCTTATCACTTTTATAACTTTGAACCGCAGGCGCAAAGTTACACAACTCATGGGGATTTGTGGGATTATCTTTACGATCAACATCGTGCTAAAAATTATCCCGGGCTTTATATGCCTTTGTGCTTAGAGATGGGCTCTTGGATGTGGGTGAAGAAAAATCCATGGCAAATCTTTTTAGCAGATGGGCCATTTAACCCGATGAAGCTGCATCGCCTGCGTCGTATTTTGCGCCGACATAATACTTTGATGGAGTTTTTAATTCGCGCCGTGGCGTCTAAAGATTCCTGGGTGACGCAGGATCAGCAATTGCAATTGCAATGGGAAAGCAAGGCAAAGGAATTGTGGTATGCCGACGTCTAA
- a CDS encoding alpha/beta fold hydrolase, producing the protein MPTSKNENWLLLRGLARGQGHWGSFLPLFQKKFPHAQIECLDLPGNGLRNKEKSPLNIRDYVQDLRARSAFVQEKKPFNVLALSMGAMITVEWMHRYPHEIEKAYLVCTSSARHSRFYQRLQPKNLLTGLPILAAKTAAEWETGILSMITNDPVQRQKELPALIEFSEKHPVHVQNVIRQLLAASRYRFPRKAPGDITLIGSYGDRFVAPECTLQLAKAWGLETRMNAEAGHDVPIDNPRWLIEQLL; encoded by the coding sequence ATGCCGACGTCTAAGAATGAAAATTGGTTGTTGCTGCGAGGTTTGGCCCGGGGGCAGGGGCATTGGGGATCGTTCTTGCCCCTGTTTCAAAAAAAGTTTCCGCACGCGCAAATAGAATGCTTGGACTTGCCCGGAAATGGTTTGCGCAATAAAGAAAAAAGTCCGCTGAACATTCGCGATTATGTTCAGGATTTGCGTGCGAGATCTGCTTTTGTTCAAGAAAAGAAGCCCTTCAATGTCTTAGCGTTGTCGATGGGCGCGATGATCACAGTGGAATGGATGCATCGTTATCCGCACGAAATCGAAAAAGCTTATTTGGTCTGCACAAGTTCGGCTCGACATTCGCGTTTTTATCAACGCCTGCAACCCAAAAACCTTCTTACAGGTTTGCCAATCCTTGCTGCTAAAACCGCGGCAGAGTGGGAAACGGGGATTTTAAGCATGATCACCAATGATCCTGTTCAGCGCCAAAAAGAGCTGCCAGCCCTTATAGAGTTTTCTGAAAAGCACCCGGTTCATGTGCAAAATGTGATTCGGCAGCTGCTTGCGGCCTCTCGTTATCGGTTTCCGCGCAAAGCCCCCGGAGATATCACTTTGATAGGAAGTTATGGGGATCGTTTTGTGGCTCCGGAGTGTACTTTGCAGTTGGCAAAAGCCTGGGGACTGGAAACTCGCATGAATGCAGAAGCGGGACATGATGTGCCCATTGACAATCCGCGTTGGTTGATTGAGCAGTTGCTCTAA
- a CDS encoding transposase, with amino-acid sequence MASLVLYLLDLDPEANVGIRSLIAAVLLGHSVTTFAANQRANLKDLRPSMSGAASASAASTMEMPELSRPAQVFGQIRMETMQYFTPIPEQPQLTYSQFLSARLSGLKETSWIDLAADVSGGTFFARGQSHYVVHEAYIASPGNTDLKAYLGRKKKDWSEMDRRWDLGMWQPTFAIDALRPEDQGLAGLFMDYDRPNFEFLIFVTPIFIPNMGPDIREEGGGLVSNSRWYRAPSRDYDFNNRINTIQYSLDIPETTKLVQNPGGGLMTRLGNKGGGPWAVASYGYMPVNELILKRQNFKDISQDNVDVTVSPDVTYHHIYSADLGYSFSNLKASVSYLTDRPQEKRPDTDWSIQRLEALQAYSTALEFSLDNIFDKTLAFQVDYLKVDGGGITDILADGGPDDFTLFDQRLKFTNSLSFRVEGQLASFWRRPFVTRFKYLYDYDQKGSILNTEFLYYPSQRWAMIVGGDVLGVQDEDSTSARFINQYRANDRVYGGLTYVF; translated from the coding sequence ATGGCTTCTCTTGTTCTCTACCTGCTGGACTTAGATCCAGAGGCAAACGTGGGGATTAGATCCTTAATTGCGGCCGTCCTTTTAGGACATTCCGTAACGACATTCGCAGCAAACCAACGCGCAAACTTGAAGGATCTTCGTCCTTCCATGTCTGGCGCGGCCTCGGCGTCGGCGGCATCCACCATGGAAATGCCCGAGCTTTCTCGACCGGCTCAAGTCTTCGGTCAAATCCGCATGGAAACCATGCAATACTTCACGCCCATTCCAGAGCAACCGCAGTTGACGTACAGCCAATTTCTTTCCGCTCGCCTTTCGGGGTTGAAGGAGACATCTTGGATTGATTTGGCGGCGGATGTTTCGGGCGGAACTTTTTTTGCCCGGGGGCAATCTCACTATGTTGTTCATGAAGCCTATATTGCTTCGCCCGGAAACACGGATCTAAAAGCTTACTTGGGTCGCAAGAAAAAGGACTGGAGTGAGATGGATCGTCGTTGGGACTTGGGCATGTGGCAGCCCACGTTTGCGATTGATGCCTTACGTCCGGAAGATCAAGGTCTGGCGGGACTCTTCATGGATTATGATCGCCCGAATTTTGAGTTCTTGATTTTTGTTACGCCGATTTTTATTCCGAACATGGGTCCCGACATTCGTGAAGAAGGCGGGGGATTAGTTTCTAACAGCCGTTGGTATCGTGCCCCTTCGCGCGATTACGATTTTAACAATCGTATTAACACCATCCAGTACTCTTTGGATATTCCAGAGACGACCAAGTTGGTGCAAAATCCAGGCGGTGGTTTGATGACTCGTCTGGGAAATAAAGGCGGCGGTCCTTGGGCGGTGGCAAGTTACGGGTACATGCCCGTCAATGAGCTGATTTTAAAGCGTCAAAACTTTAAGGACATTTCTCAAGACAATGTCGATGTGACGGTGTCCCCGGATGTGACCTATCACCATATCTATTCAGCCGATCTGGGTTATTCGTTTTCTAACTTGAAGGCTTCGGTTTCCTACTTGACCGACCGCCCGCAAGAAAAACGTCCTGACACGGACTGGTCTATTCAAAGACTTGAGGCTTTGCAGGCGTACTCTACGGCCTTAGAGTTTTCGCTAGATAATATCTTTGATAAAACTTTGGCTTTCCAAGTGGATTATTTGAAAGTGGACGGCGGCGGCATCACTGACATCTTGGCCGATGGGGGACCAGATGACTTTACACTTTTTGATCAACGCTTGAAGTTTACAAACTCTTTAAGCTTTCGCGTGGAAGGACAGTTGGCAAGTTTTTGGCGCCGTCCGTTTGTCACGCGCTTTAAATATCTTTACGACTACGACCAAAAAGGTTCGATTTTAAACACCGAGTTCCTGTATTACCCGTCTCAGAGATGGGCCATGATCGTGGGCGGTGACGTCTTGGGAGTCCAAGACGAAGATTCGACGTCAGCTAGATTTATCAACCAGTATCGCGCAAATGACCGTGTTTACGGAGGCCTGACTTATGTTTTCTAA
- the dcd gene encoding dCTP deaminase: MILTDQQILKHMEDGSIKVEPFQRNCLGTNSYDVHLGSTLAVYEDKVLDARAHNKIKTFEIPAEGFVLMPDTLYLGVTQEYTETHKHVPFLEGKSSVGRLGIDIHATAGKGDVGFCNYWTLEISVKQPVRVYTGMPIGQLIYFEVKGDILTAYNVKPSAKYNDKKPIPVESMMWKNSF, from the coding sequence GTGATTCTCACGGATCAGCAGATTCTTAAACACATGGAAGATGGTTCTATTAAAGTAGAACCCTTCCAACGCAACTGCCTAGGTACGAACTCTTATGATGTTCACTTAGGCTCTACACTTGCGGTGTATGAAGATAAAGTGCTGGACGCTCGTGCACATAATAAGATCAAAACTTTTGAGATTCCTGCTGAAGGTTTTGTTCTTATGCCTGACACACTCTATTTAGGAGTGACTCAAGAATATACCGAAACTCATAAACATGTCCCATTTTTGGAAGGCAAGTCTTCCGTGGGCCGTCTGGGTATCGATATTCACGCCACCGCCGGTAAAGGCGACGTGGGATTCTGCAATTATTGGACTCTGGAGATTTCCGTAAAACAGCCTGTGCGTGTTTATACTGGAATGCCAATTGGTCAGTTGATATACTTTGAAGTCAAGGGTGACATCCTGACAGCTTATAATGTGAAGCCGTCAGCGAAGTATAATGACAAAAAACCAATTCCAGTAGAGTCAATGATGTGGAAAAACTCGTTCTAA
- the rpmG gene encoding 50S ribosomal protein L33, with amino-acid sequence MAKKSGRIIITLECTEARAEGKPVSRYTTTKNKTKTPGRLEKKKYNPNLKRHTVHRETK; translated from the coding sequence ATGGCAAAAAAGTCCGGTCGTATCATCATCACTTTGGAGTGCACTGAAGCACGCGCTGAAGGCAAACCTGTTTCTCGTTACACTACAACGAAAAACAAAACAAAAACTCCAGGCCGTCTTGAGAAAAAGAAGTACAATCCAAACTTGAAACGTCACACTGTACACAGAGAAACTAAGTAA
- a CDS encoding ChaN family lipoprotein, whose product MNPFRLFLVSILLSACAHAGSSAQIQGIFDGNTLRSTSLEQALSQVTPGSVVVVGENHGLKTHQNQQIAIMTALRAQGLKVSVGMEFFTFTDQVFVDQYRQGQLSETDFLSQIKWGNPSFEFYKDQVQFPLLSEGSQTWALNAPRSLTSKVAKMGLSSLTSEEQALLPPGFALGRESYRQRFLAMMPHLPNPEAGERYFAAQSIWDDTMAWRAAEFITQHPEQVLVIVVGEFHVQYGGGLPDRIQARSPQTPVWTFSQVNTVDLSPEEIATEMSPSPQYGPRAHFLWLAPAL is encoded by the coding sequence ATGAATCCTTTCCGCCTCTTTTTGGTCTCCATTTTACTTTCTGCCTGCGCCCATGCCGGTTCTTCTGCTCAGATTCAGGGCATTTTCGACGGAAACACACTCCGGTCCACCTCTTTGGAGCAAGCTCTTTCCCAAGTCACGCCGGGTTCGGTGGTGGTGGTGGGGGAAAACCACGGTCTTAAAACTCACCAAAATCAGCAGATAGCCATTATGACGGCTTTAAGGGCCCAAGGTTTAAAAGTGTCGGTGGGAATGGAATTTTTTACATTCACGGATCAGGTTTTTGTCGATCAGTACCGCCAAGGACAGCTTTCCGAAACAGACTTTCTTTCGCAAATTAAATGGGGAAATCCTTCTTTTGAGTTTTATAAAGATCAAGTTCAGTTCCCATTGTTAAGCGAAGGCTCGCAAACGTGGGCTTTAAATGCCCCACGCTCTTTGACGAGCAAGGTGGCCAAAATGGGTTTGTCTTCATTAACATCTGAAGAACAGGCCTTGTTGCCGCCGGGATTTGCTTTAGGCCGAGAGAGTTATCGTCAGCGGTTCTTGGCGATGATGCCTCATTTGCCAAATCCGGAGGCGGGCGAAAGATATTTTGCCGCGCAATCCATTTGGGATGACACCATGGCATGGAGAGCGGCTGAGTTTATCACACAACATCCAGAACAAGTTTTGGTGATTGTTGTCGGGGAATTCCATGTTCAATATGGTGGCGGTCTTCCGGATCGCATTCAAGCGCGCAGCCCCCAAACACCGGTGTGGACTTTTTCTCAGGTAAATACTGTCGATTTAAGTCCGGAAGAGATCGCGACTGAAATGTCGCCGTCTCCTCAATACGGTCCGCGCGCTCATTTCTTGTGGCTGGCGCCCGCTCTTTAG
- a CDS encoding response regulator, giving the protein MFPVETRILVIDDMPSIRDLVKNTLRGMGYKNFQEAADGEEGLKTLEKLHNGEQSIQLVISDWNMPKMKGLDLLKHVRATDNFKTLPFVLLTSESERDQVTEAVLAGVSQYIVKPFSAKIFEDKLKAAYAKHNKA; this is encoded by the coding sequence ATGTTTCCTGTGGAGACCCGCATTTTAGTTATCGATGATATGCCTTCTATTCGCGACTTAGTGAAAAATACTTTGCGCGGGATGGGGTATAAGAATTTTCAGGAAGCCGCGGACGGGGAAGAGGGTTTAAAGACTCTTGAAAAGCTGCATAATGGAGAACAATCCATTCAATTAGTTATTTCTGATTGGAATATGCCAAAGATGAAGGGCTTAGATCTTTTAAAGCACGTACGCGCCACTGATAATTTCAAAACTTTACCGTTTGTTCTTTTGACCTCAGAGTCCGAGCGCGATCAGGTAACCGAAGCGGTCCTGGCTGGTGTTTCGCAATATATCGTGAAACCTTTTTCAGCGAAAATTTTCGAAGATAAATTAAAAGCAGCGTACGCGAAACACAATAAGGCTTAA
- a CDS encoding ATP-binding protein, which produces MKIQYSLFDTLLEPIFVLNAELKVVYCNEPAALIAGHTIRKITRGMKFPELFSFSDDIPGMKDILNVCDATPYKEVTFTTPQGGSGKVQVTMQPIFDSMGDKNWIVFVRDVTLEERLQSKYRAELEQKEDVIKALEDAKAQLENYSKNLEQMVAERTYELSRLNQTMSALLDSLGQGFFIFGADGKILDVTSKACEVTIESRPQGQFIWDTLKLSADKVDGFKKWMQTLFMEMLPFEDLSPLGPPSYPHSLGRNIALEYHPLRSAEGTMEGVVVVASDITSLVEAQRQAETEKQHAKLIINMIKGKREIRRFIQEAQNMLAEIREEVTNDNETVDRENLFRHLHTIKGGAALFSVKKVAERAHEAENILSELNRHWSHPAYIALRGKCFEIEEAFNQFLAETKEILGSSAMNDERQIEVAITKLNHIARRVGTLPGGGPVAQDLILELVMESVSSFIEPYNDVIMGLSAKLSKNVAPLEIKNGSLMVVPEIYNTLFGTLVHAFRNAIDHGIETPEWRQSNGKSAEGHITADVAIVCNEALPYLLIKIQDDGQGINPEKVRAKLTSQGKDVSKESDQDVIQHIFDSQFSTRNEVTDISGRGVGMDAIKNAAENLAGKVWVESQIGQGTCIHIQVPYLTEFDHSLETSTKPSKSKTKKAA; this is translated from the coding sequence ATGAAGATCCAGTACTCACTCTTTGACACCTTACTAGAACCCATCTTTGTTCTGAATGCAGAACTTAAAGTGGTTTATTGTAATGAGCCGGCGGCATTGATCGCGGGCCACACAATTCGTAAGATCACTCGAGGAATGAAGTTTCCCGAACTTTTTAGCTTTAGCGACGATATTCCGGGAATGAAAGACATTCTTAATGTCTGCGACGCGACTCCGTATAAGGAAGTGACCTTCACCACCCCGCAAGGCGGATCTGGAAAAGTTCAAGTCACCATGCAGCCTATCTTTGATTCTATGGGTGATAAAAATTGGATTGTCTTTGTCCGTGACGTGACCTTGGAGGAGCGCTTACAAAGCAAATATCGCGCAGAGCTTGAACAAAAAGAAGACGTCATCAAAGCCCTTGAAGACGCCAAAGCTCAATTAGAAAATTACAGTAAAAACTTAGAACAAATGGTGGCCGAGCGCACTTACGAATTGTCGCGTTTAAATCAAACGATGTCGGCATTACTAGATAGCCTTGGCCAAGGATTCTTTATTTTTGGCGCCGACGGAAAAATCCTGGATGTCACTTCCAAAGCCTGCGAAGTCACCATCGAGTCCCGTCCTCAAGGGCAGTTTATCTGGGACACCTTGAAATTATCTGCCGACAAAGTCGATGGCTTTAAAAAATGGATGCAAACTCTTTTCATGGAAATGCTTCCATTTGAAGATCTCTCGCCACTAGGGCCCCCGTCTTATCCGCACTCTTTAGGCCGCAACATCGCCCTTGAGTATCATCCTTTAAGAAGTGCCGAAGGCACAATGGAAGGTGTCGTCGTGGTCGCGTCGGACATTACTTCCTTAGTTGAAGCCCAACGCCAAGCGGAAACGGAAAAACAACATGCCAAGCTGATCATCAATATGATCAAAGGCAAACGTGAAATCCGACGCTTTATTCAAGAAGCCCAAAATATGCTGGCCGAAATTCGCGAAGAAGTTACGAACGACAATGAAACGGTGGACCGCGAAAATCTTTTCCGTCATTTGCACACCATCAAAGGCGGCGCAGCGCTGTTCTCAGTCAAAAAAGTCGCCGAAAGAGCCCACGAAGCCGAAAACATTCTGTCCGAGTTAAACCGTCACTGGTCACACCCGGCCTACATCGCTTTACGTGGTAAATGTTTTGAGATCGAAGAGGCTTTCAATCAATTCTTAGCGGAAACCAAAGAAATCTTAGGTTCGTCCGCGATGAATGATGAACGCCAAATTGAGGTCGCGATTACGAAGCTCAACCACATCGCTCGTCGCGTGGGGACGTTGCCTGGTGGCGGCCCTGTGGCCCAAGATTTAATTTTAGAACTTGTGATGGAGTCCGTTTCAAGTTTCATTGAGCCTTATAACGACGTGATCATGGGACTTTCCGCCAAGCTTTCTAAAAATGTCGCGCCCCTTGAAATCAAAAATGGTTCGTTGATGGTGGTTCCAGAAATTTACAACACTCTTTTTGGAACCTTGGTTCATGCCTTTCGCAATGCGATTGACCACGGTATTGAAACACCGGAATGGCGCCAATCAAATGGAAAATCAGCAGAAGGTCATATCACCGCCGACGTTGCTATTGTCTGCAACGAAGCCTTGCCTTATTTACTGATCAAAATCCAAGATGACGGACAAGGTATCAACCCCGAAAAAGTACGTGCCAAATTGACCAGCCAAGGTAAAGACGTCAGCAAAGAATCTGATCAAGACGTGATTCAGCATATCTTTGACAGTCAGTTTTCAACCCGCAACGAAGTCACCGACATATCGGGTCGTGGCGTCGGAATGGATGCCATCAAAAATGCCGCAGAGAATTTAGCCGGAAAAGTCTGGGTGGAATCACAGATAGGACAAGGAACTTGCATCCATATCCAAGTTCCCTACCTGACAGAGTTTGATCACTCGCTTGAAACGTCGACCAAACCTTCAAAATCGAAAACCAAAAAAGCGGCTTAA